A stretch of DNA from Chrysiogenes arsenatis DSM 11915:
TCGTACTGGAACATCTTCTCGCACCACTCAGGATCGCCAAGGTCGGCCATGCCGAGTGCTTGTGCGCCACAAAGCAGCGTCCGAGTACCGTTGATTGCTTGATCTTCTCCCCATTTCTGTCCGGAAGGTGCGCCAGTAGTTGAGTACACCAGACGATGCTCGTGCAGCACTGCGCCGTCGATAGTCACACTACCGCCGGTAAACCAAGGGTTCTTGGCATCGCGCGGCAGGGCAGTAGTGATGGCACGTTGATAATCAGGGTCGGTTTTAAGCGCAGCAAGAGTGCCAGGCTTCACCAACATGACGTAATACTCTTTACCGCCAGACATGAGCGGCTTGACGTAGTGATCCTTGGCATAGGCCACCAGATCGACAATCATCTTGTACTTTGGCTTGAATGTGTTTGCGATGATCGACGTATCACCCGATACCAGCTCATCACCCGTCCACGTAACGTGGCGGTTGGCAGAAGGGGCTGAAACGTCAGCAGCAAAACTCAGTGAAGGGAACGGACTTTTGTTCCGCAGTGAGCCGTCGTTGTAGTACGCATACGAAACACCCGACAGCGTTAGGAATGCGAGCTGGTCAACGCGGTTTGAGAGCCAGTAGGCAAGGCGCGACTTCGC
This window harbors:
- a CDS encoding DUF4043 family protein, giving the protein MALTNFAALTPEQKLVWSRDVWEAARDQMFIKRFIGKGDGAMIQRITELTKTEKGDQCIMHLVADLVQDGIIGDNEREGNEEEMMSYAEILSIDLISHGVRNKGKMADQKTVIQFREHAKSRLAYWLSNRVDQLAFLTLSGVSYAYYNDGSLRNKSPFPSLSFAADVSAPSANRHVTWTGDELVSGDTSIIANTFKPKYKMIVDLVAYAKDHYVKPLMSGGKEYYVMLVKPGTLAALKTDPDYQRAITTALPRDAKNPWFTGGSVTIDGAVLHEHRLVYSTTGAPSGQKWGEDQAINGTRTLLCGAQALGMADLGDPEWCEKMFQYDSQKGINVDKMFGLLKPKFHSIYDNAVEDFGVVACDHYLG